From the genome of Anopheles funestus chromosome 2RL, idAnoFuneDA-416_04, whole genome shotgun sequence:
TTGGGTTGTACTTTTTGcttaatgaatgaaatttattcgTGGTTGAAATGCAAATTAACTCAAAGTAGAAACAGAAGGACTTTGATCAAACCGCGCTTGTTTTGATTATCTTCTCACTGCTGCAATGTTGATTGGACTGTCAACTGGAATGCAAATGTTTTACTGcagtttcaaatttcaaacttaaccttttttttgcttactatCGTAACAAAGGAATTAAACTAactaaatttgaatttatttgcaaCTTAACGTATTTTTAACATCACTCAAATCTTATCGCATTTGCTGTACTTCCGACTTGGATGAGCTACCACAGTCCGAACATTGAACAACACTCTGGGCTATGAATTCGATCAACGTGCGCGTAGGTCGTCCGGCCATGCCGCGCCGAATGTACGGGAAGTCGgttccttttgttttcatcacGTTTAGCGCATCAATATGCATCCATTTGCCGCACGGCAAGAATTCACGCAAAAATGCGGCCGCCTTGCAACTATTCGCCCCTTCGCCCAATCCCATATTCTGCACATCGACGTGCTCTGCGGAGCAGATTTGCTGAGTGTAGTAATCCCACAGCGGCAGACGCCATACACGATCCCCAGTGTGAATGCTAGCATTCTGTATTCGCTGCCACAGATCTTCTGAGTTTGTAAATACAGCGGCGCACACCTTTCCGAACGCCTCGATAGTCGCCTTAGAGATAGTTGATACGTCCACGATGTACTTGGGGCCAAAGTGTTCAGCGTACAGCAACGCATCTACCAGTGCCAACGGTGCCTCATTGCTCGTCTTCACAATCTCAATGCTTTTGCCGTTTTTGACCGTTATGACATCGCCCGGTTTCATTGCATTACATCCGATCATGTTTTCGCAGAGTGGAATCAGTGCCCGTATGTTGACGGGCAGTTTCAGTGCGGCAACCGCCCGACAGGCGGCTACGACACAGGCCGCACCTGTCATATCCGCTCGCATGTCCGTCAGCGCTTCCAGCGGCTTTAGACAGATGCCACCGCTGTCGAAAGTGTTGCCCTGGCCGATCAGTATTACCGGACGTTCCTTCGTGTCGGTTCCATAGTAGCTTAGTTCGAGAAATATCGGAGGCTCACACGAACCCTTTGCCACCGTCAGGAAGGAAGTCATCTCCTCGTTCTCCGCCCATCCGCGAACCTTCACTTCCACATTTACGCCAGAATTACACAGTATCTGGACGACATTCTGTGCAAATGTAGTCGGGGTCATCAAATTCGATGGCGTTTCCTGCAGCTGTCGGGCAAGATTTTGAGCTTCGGCCTTCGCCAATCCAATGCGCCATCCATTGGAATCGCAGGGTAGTTCGGGTTCGTAGTACAGCTGGAGCTGTGGAATAAATGTTCGTTGGTCTGGACTGCGCAGTTCCTGATTAACCCACAGTCCCATATGGGCTCCTTCTGCAGCTGACTCAGCGTGACCAAAATCTTCCACATAGATACGGCTGGTTTCCAACTGCTGTAGTTCCTGGCAACCACGAGCGGCTGCTATGCGGATAGCCTCCTTTGATATATCCATTTTCTCTACATCATCGTAACCAAGACATTCACTGCCAAGACCGCAAACGGCCACGGCGGAATATGTAGGCTCTAGATTGTACAGAATTCGGACCTCTCCCCGTTTAGGCATAGGTCCGGCCAACCGCAAAAGCTCTAGCAGTCGTCCACTGGTGTATGACTGAAACATTAACGAAGACGGTAGTATCcgacattttttgttttactcaaGTCAACTTACCTCATTATATTTGGCCGCCGTAGGCGTGAGTACGCCTATGTCCAGACGATCATTTTCATCCGCATACACACCTAGGACGAGGCCACGAGAAGCCGGATTCGAACATTGTTCCGTAATTTTTCCTTTATGCTGTATGTATCGAGAGGCCTGATACTGAAGCGATTTAAACGACGATGGCCGCAGAATTTGTCTCAATGCTCCGAAGgacattttttcctcttctctatTTGGTCGAttccagaagaaaaaatctcgaaaaaaaatttccaatgaGTTACGGTCCGATCTCTACGAAAGACTAGAATCAAATGTTCACAACCTGAGCTAATTGAGTACGAAACGATTTGCCCAAAGTGTACTGTGATGTATCTTGCAAACCGCTTATTTCTCTTTTCATAATATTCGAAGTTTTCCCTACATTCACAATGCAAGATGATAAAGATTACGTACACTGGTAAAACAGTTGGCGTTTTTTTGCAGCTAAACTTGTCCAAAAACCGCCACCCTCACCGATCCGGAGAACTGGACTGGAAAGACAGGCAATGGGAAGCACTTCAACCCGATGGTATAAGCGCATGCCGACGAAGCCGTTTTATGTCAGTTGTTCGCACGaatgaaaaatgggaaaactcaGAAGAACGAAGAGGAATGCAGTTTTGGGAAGTGTTTTTGTTGCCATTCCACCCACAAGTAAGAGCATCTGTGTaagaaaaatcgataaatttatttgtaaatacAGTGTGACGATAACGATAATGGTGCGTGTGCATGAATCATTCAACTGcacgatttaaaacaaagTCGAATCAAGTGCAGGGCACAAATAAaagtgtgtttgcttttgctggcCTACGAATGGCCTGTCCGAGGAATGTGATTGCTACTGGAAAGCCGTAAAATTTACAATCCATCAATAGTCGAAACGTCGGCACTCGCGGTCAGTGTACCAATCCGTCGAGTGTGATAAAATGTGGCCCTGTTCAGCACCACCCACAAATTCGATAGATTTTGTGAAATCGTAAGCGGGCGTTTActacgaacgaaaaaaaaacgaaacgttaGTGCATTAAAGTGCGCCGTACGTCATCGCATGCCAAGGTGTAATGAAATTTGTGTCGTAGTTCCAATTGCGTTGCTCTGATATATGTTGTAATATCGGTTTTCGGAACACGACCCGGCCACAGTTGcataagaaacaaaagaataaaaaaaaggcgaCCAACCCAGTACTACGATAACACGGCAAAATCGTCGATGGAAGTTTGTGCTAACGTGTACAAAAGGCTTGCATTCAATTTGCACCCCGTGTTGGATCTTTCACAGCAGACTAACCCGGCCAGGCATACGTCCAACGATTGGAGATGAGCTGATAAAGGCAGTCTGCGTATGTTTATGATAATGTAAGTAAAAATACTGCAAATTTTCCGTGCCATGCACGatacatttattatttgtagGGCGTACCAGGAAGAAGATGGGGCGTGCATTGCTTAACACGAGTTGTAAAtgttacacaaacacatacatacaaaccGATGGCTGATAAGACGGAAACGATAAAGCGAGGAAGATAATGTCCTCCACAAGAATGGAACGTTGGAATTCTACGCGGCCAAAGAATGTGTCATTCTAGTGCGCTTAATAGCGCGGAAAGTGTAAAAGTAAACTTTCCCTTTTCGAACCATCCACTCGGTTGCACTTCGATGACATCAGTGTATACACTGATCGCATCATACTGGTGTGGTTTAGTATcacaaaaagaagcaattaCAAAAGGAGCCCCAGTTGGTCTTTCCTGCCGTTTGATAGTACTTCCCTCCGACTAAACGGTAGCCCGAAACAATTCAAGGCCTTTCCATTTTAAACATTCCTGAACGAAATGGtgttaaaataacaaaaaaaaaagttaagacATTTGGAATAGTAGTACCGTGAAAACACGTTAGACGGGGCctcatacaaacaaacatacaaacagtTCGCATTATTGTCCCCTGTTAGTCCGTCCGAGGTACGACATACGATGCACACGGCTTAACACGGTATACCCGACAGCACCAAATGTGTATCTGTGACCGCGACACTTACCAACAAATGTGCTGGACGGTGACAACGGCCCGGTTGACCGCTGTAATGCAGTATGGGGTGGTACTATGTAAATATAAACTTACCATCCCCATCGGGAGAACACCCTTTTCCTGCCCGCAACGGTTACGGCCTAAGGCACGCATACCAACAACATATTTGCTTTGCATTTCGCGTTATTCGTGCCGGACTGACCAAATATAAGCAACAAACTCATACTCTTGCTCTCCACGCTTCTCTCCAGGTCTgggacaaaagaaaaaaaaaatatgtctcCTTATTTTCAACAGTCAGCACTACTCCGCAGCCATCAATCGTGATTCAGATTGATTTGCATAATGTAAGCCGCCCAAAAACAATGCCAAACCACTTGTTGGAACGttggaaaaaaaggggtgaaatTGTAGCTGCAAACGATACGAAAATATGATGGCTCTGATTAACGTACCAGGTCAGATTAGTTATTGTtcgtttaatattatttttaaatcaaggGAGtcgttcttttgtttgttttataaaatacaTATCgtaagcaatacggccaggccgttctttatgaataaaaaaaaaaatacatatcgTACttactataaaaaataatcaccgAGCTATACCGATCAGATGCTTAACTAATTCCCTCTGCATACGTTAATCCCTTGAGTATGTCTGTCACTATCACGCAATGTCCTCCTTTGTTGTACCTTTTGGTATGTCGGAGTCACTGTTGCTTACGTACAGATTACAACGTTCAAGTGATTTGTAACACTACAGTAAATCCCAACAGTGCAGGTCTGCACGGTACTAGTGAATCACTGCACTATCACGTTGATAGTGGGACACGAATAGATAAGATCTCACGCACACCTTATAGTGCTttggttgtttgcttttttgatttttttacgatAAACAGCGATAAATGTGCCATGATTCCATTATAAAGTGGTCGTTAACataatataatttgtttttgtttaaataaaacatattctgATCGATATGCAAGTTTGTAAATCAAACGTTAACTTCATTCAGCTAACGGGGAAAATTGTGTGTTAAAAAGAGATAATGAGTTGATTGAGATGTCTAACGcatgaaattcaattttttctaacaaaagTTCTATTTTTACACTCATCTAGAGCATTtataaaatgctttaaaaggcCAATATTTTACAAATCCTTTCTTTTACGGTGGAAAAAATGACCAAAATGAATACATTATGTGAAACTGTGCGTGAAAAGCCATTCTTAAATTATCTTATGACATTCTTTAACACAAGTTGAACATTTTTACTTGATAAAAAgggatttgttttgaaaaaggtGTATTTTTGTGTATGCAACTTCATACGATGGGAGTGGTAAAGAGCGATGAAAATAgtagcagcaaaaaacaactgcagaccataaaagaaacaatcgaTTTAAGGCGATTTTCCTCGATTCGATTCGATAGTGCCCGCAATTGAAATAACCTTCGGTTTCGGACAAATAGTATATTCCGTCCCAATTAGAATGCACAACTTCTCCTCTTTTTAACTCGTCCACTTCGATGGCGTTGGACGGTTATATGAAACTCACACGATCAGTacgaattaattaatttaccaaCACGAGCAAAATCGACGATCGTTGACGGTTGAAATCCGCTTGTAGTGATCGCGCAGTAGTTCACAGTTGTGGGTGGGCTGGGTGTACACGCGCATGATGTTCACAGCCAAGCCAGTTAGTCCAACCTTTGGGTGCGTTTTTACATACGCACGAGTATTTCCAATTTTGCACTTGTTCGTCTGTCATTCACTGTGATGCGTTGTGTAGTACGTTGTTGGTGGCTTGTTTATTAGCGACGATTTCGTTGAGGAGGTCTTTTTATAGAGAGACGGTCAGTTATGCTAATTTTACCCGATCGGCAATTGTTTCACACTTACTCAGCCTTCTCCCTTACGGGGGGACCTATGATTTTCGTACGAGAGACAATCTTGCAaagttgttgttattgtttgtaCCGAACACGTGGCAAACAGTTTTTAGATTTGTTCACTAACCTTTTCTGCAGCTGCTAAACGGCGCTTTAGagctataaaatgtttttggcCAGTGTATCGGCACCCATCGGAAGATGGATGGTGAATCTTTCATTGGACCGGAAAGCGTGGTACGCAGGCATGTGTATATGTGTACGCTACTTCGTCCACTTGACTGCGTTCCGTTACTTGACGTACTTACTTGGGAAGCTTAAATTTGCGCATCGCTGCTTGGCTGGCGGAATGGAGACGGTAGACGAAAACGATTAGAAATGGTCCCACTGAGAAGAAACGTTCCTCCACAGCACACCTTCCGTTGGGTGGAAAACCATAGCCAACGCCACCACCACCCAGCAGCCGTTATTTTGTGCGAATAATTAGGGCACGGTCTGTCTGTGCCGGTGTGTTGTTAAATCGATTGTGAACATTTCCGATCCGGGTATGAGCGTGTACAGTGTGTGACgagttttttgcatttttggtAACGTAATGCGAGTGGCCAACTCgttattggtttgttttacttacttacttacatATTTACCAAGTGTCATATTGTCCAATGTCGCCCGCAGTTATATGTTCTACTTTATCAAACTTTCATAGCATGCACAACAGACTGTCTGGTATCATTTTCATTGCATTACAATACGCTAGATTTAATCCAGTCATGGTTCTAGAGTCACGGATTCTAGAGAGCTAGAATCAAGTTGAATAGatggcagtaaaaaaaaacatcttcccgGGGCTCCAGTTCTTTGTTGGTAAAACAATTAAGTTGACCATTACCAATCGAACTtccaaaatgaaattttatatcAAAAGTACAGGAAGATCCCCGAGGTATACatatatcttcttcttttgtgacaCTAACATCTCTTGGCCTGCCACTTTTGGACTTTTCCCATGCATAATTTACCCTTGAGTAGGATAGTTAATCCTGCGTATGACGGTATAGTCCTGAtggagtttaaaaaatatgtttgcaaaatttgttttctaaaaGAGTCAGCTGAAATGCAACATACAATAACAAGTATAAAGTTTCAAGTACATATAAATGATATTGCTCCCCAATTCACCATAAGTGGAAATTCACTTGAATAGTATACTTCTACTTGAATAGTATATCTCGGGGGCTACTTGAATAACCAAAGGGCCCAAAATGGTCATATTGAAAATGACTGTCATAACGCCAATGTATTATTACGTCTCTTCTGGTTCAATTTCTATTGTACTGCTAGAAATTGGTAGGGACTTTGACTTTCTCACACAGCAAGACAAGTACCGAATATCATCCTCATCGATTCCCCTAAAAAGGTCTGGATGAGAAAAAGGATAGAATTTTATACCGGTTCTGTCGTATGGACCGACCAGCACCGCTAGCACGCTACCAACGCTTCCTGCTTCAAAAAAGTTAAGATAAAACTGCTAATCcatcaataaaatgaaacttgAAAAAAGGTAGACCAAACCCTATATTGATATAactcagaagaaaaaaaatcagaaaatctTATCTTGGATAGCAgacaattttatttgatttttatggATATTATTTCATCAAAATTACATCCAATGCATgtatcatgtttttttgtatctatttaataacgaaacgaaacgttttccTTTTAGCCAGCGATCGTGCTAACGATATAAAACACACTGTTGCATACTACTTTAAGCTTTAATTTTACGCATCTCAAACGCGATGGCGTCTCAAATTCCGAAACCCCTTGTACTGGTGCGAAGATGTGCTGGTGTGGTGAAGGTAAATGTTTACCCAGTGTAACCAAATGCACAACGagcacattttcttcattcgcCAACAGAATCGGTTCCCCTCGCGCTATGTAACGTAGTTTCCAGCCGAAAAGCATCAATTCCGAAGCTCGTTCCACTTTTGATTTCTCTTAAGTCAATCACACTAAACGAATGAACCCTTCCGAGGGCACATTTCGTTTGCGATCTTCCAAGCAAAAGGGTTCCGTTTCCGCACACATCTCTAAGCTACCGAGATGTGCCTATGTGCCGGATATTTTGTCCAACTTGTGAGTAGGATGATGGTCGTCAATTGAAACTAATGAACTTTATGCGCAATGGACATGATGatggaacgttttttttttagctttcctaagtgttgttgttttgttgtttaatggCAAAAAAACGATATATTATCCGGACTCCGCAGTAGTAAACTAAGCGAAACTAATCGAATGCTCTGGCACAGTCATGGTTAATCTAAATATGACTTCATTTAGTAAGTCCAGTCCAGTTGCTGACACcaaaagattttatttaatttttacgaCTATACGTTCGTAACTCGTAATGTATAAATCCCTTCTAGTCCCACCAAATGGGAACCAAGAGACCCTTTCTGGCCGTTAGTCCTGATTCGGTCACCGTTCAAGTTGCTTTTCCGTGCTTTGATCACGATCGTTTTCGCACAATATTTTCGTATTTGACCCGTTTCTTACTCCATTTGGTCAAATTCAAATGGAAATTCGATCCatatttttcttgtgttttctAACTTCTTTTTGGGTTGCAACTTTGTAAAAATGACTTAACATCGTATTATGATCGATCTTTAGTTCGTGGACAATGCTAAGATCACTAGATTTTATCGATGATTTTGGCATgtaaatcattttccaatGATAAAGCCGATAAATCCTCCTAAAAATGCATGTCTATAGgcgaagtttctttttttcttctacggAATAGGTTAACAATGGGAACTGATGTTCCTGTTCTGCCGGATGTATGTCAGTAAGGGAGCAGGATATTTAAAGCCATTAACTGTTCTATTTCCAGGGCGCAAAAGACCCTTGGCATTTCGACCGGAGAGGAACTAAAAACTTCCCGACTTAAGCTCCCCTGTCATCTCTAACCTCGCACGAACCTAGCCGCCTTAGAACACGCGGTCTAGCGGCACTGGTGGTTTTGTCGGGTATctaatttgatgttttatatttagaaCACGTTCGCTATTACGGGGCAAGTTCCTGCCTAGCGCAATGCCTAGTTTTCGCCAACTACTCGATCGGGAAATCTATTTCCTCCATCCTACTGCAAGCGGATATTTCCATTCCACGGATGAGATCTTAGGCGAtacccaccccaaaaaaccacaacctaCGACACGCAACCCCTAACAAATGtaccaaaaataaatcctATTCCTGTTAAAATAGACGTACCGAATGTTGGGTTTACCTTAAGAAACGATCAATACTTCGATCGCAAACCAAGCAGCAGCATTTCAATAGCCCCGTACACATCAACTCCACAAACGCAGTACAGTACGTGCAGTTGAGTGAGTAGCACTCAAATCACACTTTGTCGTTTCAAAACGTTCTTCCTCGACGGTAGTAAGTTTAAGGGAGATATCAGTTTTACTTTCTTTGCAGCGCTGCTTTCGACTGCAGACAGTAAGACTTTCACTTTAAACCGTGGTGAGTTTGGAAAATGCATAATAGCACGTGAGAATTTTCCTCTTAACGATCTGTTGTTTAGGTTCGGGTTTCGGTTGAGAGGAGTTTGCGCGATTGTGTTGTGACAAGTAAAAAGTCGCCTCAAAAATGAATGCAATCCAAGTGAGCTGGGTTTTGCAAATTATGAAATATCCAGCCTGTGCCCTATGTTCCATCCAAGTAGATCGTGAAAGCGATGTGAATGAACTTTGTCGTTTGTGTTGACAATGCTTACGATAATGCgatcatgtatttttttttctcgtctatTTCTTCCTtagagtgtgtgttttatgttatcaTACCTCAACATATCACCGAAGATATTCAAATCTACAGAATTACTTCTAACGACGAACGTACCGAAGCGAGTTAGCGATATAGCAGCACAAAACGCCGGTTATGGCAACCATCGCAATGGCAGCGTCTCCAACGTCGAACAGCAGTGCCTCGACGACGTCCATGTCGCTGTTGCAACGTCAATCCAGCAAGAACGCTGACACCGTATCGGTTTGTTCGACCACCAGTGCCTTCTCAACGTGTCCCGATCGGCACGGCTTCTACGGTGGCAATCAATTCTCAGAGAAACCGAAAAAGGAAACCCTGACGCGCGAGCAGATTATCGCACGGGAAAAGAAATGGATCCACATGACGTCGCATTGGGCGGAGTACATGAACACTAACTACAAAAAGGTACAGTAACGTAACATTCCAACAGCAAACCGAATGTTCTAGATCTAATACCATTTGGTGGCAtaatttttgttggtttttaggTTAGGGAACGCTGCAGGAAGGGAATCCCGGATGCACTACGACAGAAGGCATGGTTTCTGCTAACGGGTGCCAATCATCTTATGGCCAAGTTTCCCGACTTGTATCCCCATCTACTGGAGGAATCAGGCAATCCGCAGATTATTGATGAAATTCGTAAGGATCAGCATCGTCAATTTCCACACCACGAAATGTTCATCGACGACGACAAGCCGGGACAGAAGGAGCTATTTAACGTGCTGAAAGCGTACTCGATATACAACCCGACGGTCGGATACTGTCAGGCACAGGCGCCAATCGCTGCCTTCCTGCTGATGCAGCTTCCGGCCGAACAGGCGTTTTGGTGCTTCGTCGCTATTTGTGACAAGTACGTTCCGTGACATACAATCTATCGCAATGTATCAAACAGGAATCACCTATTCCTTCACATGTTCACATCTTTCAGATATCTAGAGAACTACTTCACACCCGGCCTGGAGATGTTGCAGCGCGACGCCGGTATGCTGAATCGGTTGCTAAAGAAAACATCACCAGCCGCCTACCGGCATCTTCAGAAGCACAACGTAGATCCACTGTTGTACATGACCGACTGGTTCCTGTGCGCCATGACCCGTACGTTACCCTGGGACACACTGCTACGTGTTTGGGATTGCTTTCTATGTGAAGGTGTGCGGATATTTTTCAAAGTGGCACTTGTCATCATCGGAGCGACGCTCGGACCACAGAAGGTACGCGCGCAGTGTAATGGGTTGTGTGAAACGTTGGCCGTTCTTCGATCACCACCGAAGAAGTTTCTCGAGGAGGATTTCATCATGCACCACATCTTTCGGTTAAACATCACGATCGAAGACTTCCATCGGGAACACAAGAAGCAGGAGATGCTGCACCGAAAAGCGAAGCTAGAACAACAAAAGGCAGCACAGCAACAGAACGGTGGATCTACCCACCGTCCCGGCAGGAGCACGTAGCCTGACCGGACAACCGTATCGAGATGTGCAGCTAGTCCTGGGAGGATTCAGCTTGATGCAATTTGCTATTTATCCAACACGTCCTCCAGATTATCCATACGAAGCACTATAATAGGAACCGCCTACATCTGTCGGTCTTTGCAATGAAAGGCGCTATTCGTCTCACTGTTTTCTTCCATTACAGCGTGAAAATGGTATCATTAAAACGTTCGATAATAGCATAAGAAATAatatatatattaaaaaaaaagatgctagTTACATAAGATTTGCGACAAAACACGGCACCAAAATTAAACATcggaaaaaaagattaaaaagtTCGAAAACCAACACTAGCATGGCGCAACCAGCGTTTTGCTCCGTTACGTCCGTCTAACGGTCACCTGATGTGAAGATGATTTCACTCAAAATGAAGTGAATTTAATGGACACTACATAGGTAAAAACCCCGGCACACTCGTTGCATCGCAGATTGATAGTACAATTTTATATCTATTTAGAGAAGGAACGTAACGTGACAAAATCGTATTCTAAACACACAGTCCAGATAGTGTTAGGCGTTAGTTATTAACACGATACGAAACGAAGACTTATGGAACAAAGGAGAATTATTCAAACCTCTGCTACTCAGAGATCGAGAGAATATCGAGAATCGAAGGTACTTTTCCTTCTTCATTCCACCATAAGATCGTAAGGAATCGTTTTCAATCGCAAGTTGTTTAATCGCGGATGTTTAATATGCTCTGTTGGAGCGCCGTGTCGTGCGGCATTGGTTGTTCtttaaatgaaagcaaaaggatTATATGCATCAGCAAACACATCATTTATATCAACATCGATTTACTAGCCAATTTGTAGTATATAAATGAGGAAACAGAATGCGCGCCACCGTGCGCACATGTTGATTATATTCGTTTCTATATCGTAAATGGCAACGTATTTGAGAATTCTCACCGTTTAGCAAATCGCACAAAGCAAGGAAACGTGTACCACGCGTATGTAATCATACTTTTCTACTATTTCGCATTATTGATGGAGCTCTGTAGGTTAGCAAAGAATAACAATATCCTAACAACAGGACTTAAACCGATTCGAAGCAgttaaacacaacaaacaatttcaattatgGTGCCTTTCTTTCCTTCACGTGTACATAGAATGGTTTAGTTTCGCACGTGCCAGCACAGCTTCTGTATTGTACCAGGTGGGCATGGAAAGCAAACCACGAACCATCATCATGTTTAAGTGTATGCGTCCAGTGTTTGGTGAACCTATTTAAGTTTAGCCTGTTCCGGGGTTTTCATTAATCTTTCATTCTTTACGAATGGGATATTGTTTACGATGCAAAAATACTACAATTGCGTatgaaaaatttgatttacAGGTGTATTATGCGTAAATAGAATATATCAAATAGTTCAGGCACGCGATTATCTCCAACAGATTATGGCTACGTTTACCATCCGGAGTAGCACATCGTGAATTCTgagttgtaaaattttataatacaTTTATAGTTATCTATTGATGTGAGTTTAAACGTGCAATCATTCATTATCACTGTTGAGGCATTATGTTGTAAACGTATTCGGTGGTATAATATTAtgaatttgttaaaattaaaatttaatttaaatttattcacatTCAATTAGCTTCCTCCCATGTTATTTATTACACGCAATCAACCTGCATAATCAAATAAAGAGGCAGCTCGTGTATTTCCCACGCGCAGAAACTTAATTTACGCGCGTTCTATTAAGTTTGTGTTTCCGATGTTTGAAAGATAGACAGTATCGTAAACACAAAATAGGAAACCTTGCAAACCTGTCGCTGTTGTGTTGATATCGTTTATCAAACAAGAGAACAACATTTCTGCTAacttacaataaaaaaaacacataaattttgaaaataaaacgtcATTTCTGTTTAATACAATCCAAAGCTTAACTTTCTTAAGTAATTTATCGGCTGCAGAATATTCGATAGCACAACAAGGTAGTTCAACACTGAATTGTTGTCTAAATGGCATGCTTCTTTTTCACCTTTCACTTCAACTCCAGCCTAAAAAGCCTattattgttaaatattttgactGCTGTTATCTTTTGGAATTGTTCGGACAATTTTGTTAAAGATATGTGTTTTAACTACATATTTATTTCCCTATTTTATTAATCTCTTCCAGGTTTAGCTACGAGTTCCGTTACTTTTTCTGCACACAAAGCACTAAACTAACGACGGGGTAGAATTTAATCGGTAGTGTacgcaacttttttttgtattttgattCTGTTGCTGTTACTATACTGCGACGTTGCTGATGCAATGTTAATGATGCACTTTTTTTAACGCACCATAGATGTACCATCCATCGAATAAGTTTCGCTTTTCTAGACAATTGTGGCAATGTTTCCTCTCAAAAGTTTTCAAAACGTGCCAGACCGCCTTCGGAAGTACGCTTCGGTACTATTGAGGACTAATTTCTAACGTTTATTAATCGATTCATCTTACTTATCGTGTGTACACCTGTTCAA
Proteins encoded in this window:
- the LOC125761223 gene encoding cytosol aminopeptidase-like, with protein sequence MSFGALRQILRPSSFKSLQYQASRYIQHKGKITEQCSNPASRGLVLGVYADENDRLDIGVLTPTAAKYNESYTSGRLLELLRLAGPMPKRGEVRILYNLEPTYSAVAVCGLGSECLGYDDVEKMDISKEAIRIAAARGCQELQQLETSRIYVEDFGHAESAAEGAHMGLWVNQELRSPDQRTFIPQLQLYYEPELPCDSNGWRIGLAKAEAQNLARQLQETPSNLMTPTTFAQNVVQILCNSGVNVEVKVRGWAENEEMTSFLTVAKGSCEPPIFLELSYYGTDTKERPVILIGQGNTFDSGGICLKPLEALTDMRADMTGAACVVAACRAVAALKLPVNIRALIPLCENMIGCNAMKPGDVITVKNGKSIEIVKTSNEAPLALVDALLYAEHFGPKYIVDVSTISKATIEAFGKVCAAVFTNSEDLWQRIQNASIHTGDRVWRLPLWDYYTQQICSAEHVDVQNMGLGEGANSCKAAAFLREFLPCGKWMHIDALNVMKTKGTDFPYIRRGMAGRPTRTLIEFIAQSVVQCSDCGSSSKSEVQQMR
- the LOC125761233 gene encoding TBC1 domain family member whacked, whose product is MATIAMAASPTSNSSASTTSMSLLQRQSSKNADTVSVCSTTSAFSTCPDRHGFYGGNQFSEKPKKETLTREQIIAREKKWIHMTSHWAEYMNTNYKKVRERCRKGIPDALRQKAWFLLTGANHLMAKFPDLYPHLLEESGNPQIIDEIRKDQHRQFPHHEMFIDDDKPGQKELFNVLKAYSIYNPTVGYCQAQAPIAAFLLMQLPAEQAFWCFVAICDKYLENYFTPGLEMLQRDAGMLNRLLKKTSPAAYRHLQKHNVDPLLYMTDWFLCAMTRTLPWDTLLRVWDCFLCEGVRIFFKVALVIIGATLGPQKVRAQCNGLCETLAVLRSPPKKFLEEDFIMHHIFRLNITIEDFHREHKKQEMLHRKAKLEQQKAAQQQNGGSTHRPGRST